The Vitis riparia cultivar Riparia Gloire de Montpellier isolate 1030 chromosome 3, EGFV_Vit.rip_1.0, whole genome shotgun sequence genome segment CCTAACAAGGAAATCCAAAATGTGCTTATGAGAGGTTTTCAAAGACTGGATGATTGTCATAGAGAGATATTCCTCGATGTTGCATGCTTCTTCAAAGGAGAGGACTTGGAATTTGTTGAACGAATACTTGAAGGTTGCAATTTCTATTCAAAACTAGGAATAAAAGTGCTCACTGACAACTCTCTCATTAGTATTTTGGACAACAAAGTACTGATGCATGATCTGATACAAAAAAGTGGTTGGGAAATTGTTCGGGAGCAATATCATACTGAACCTGGCAAATGGAGCAGATTGTGGGATCCTGAAGATGTTTATAATGTATTGACGACAAATACGGTAAGAGCTTAAGTATCTGatcttatttagattttaaggcattaatttttagttaaaaagtTGGTTTATGTATATGATTTTAGTTAGATTTGATGAGTTTTTGCTTTACTCAACCCTTCTTCATGGTTTTTAGGGGACAAAGAGAATTGAAGGCATATTCCTAAACATGTCTGTATCAAATGAAATACATCTTACCTCTGATGCTTTCAAAAAGATGACAAGACTTAGATTGCTCCGAGTCTATCAAAATGTAGAAAATAATTCTATAGTTTCTAACACCGTCCATCTTCCTCGTGATTTTAAATTTCCTTCTCATGAGTTGAGATATCTCCATTGAGATGGATGGACTTTGGAGTCATTGCCatcaaattttgatggttgGAAATTGGTTGAACTCAGTTTGAAGCATAGCAGCTTAAAACACCTCTGGAAAAAGTGTAAGGTATGATTACTGCTCCTTTACTAACAAAGTTTAAAGTTCATCAAAGCAAATGTGTgggaattttaaatttgatttacttTATGTTACAGTGTCTTCCAAAGTTAGAAGTCATCAATCTCGGTAACTCCCAACACCTTATGGAATGTCCAAACTTGTCTTTTGCACCACGTGTGGAGCTGCTAATTCTTGATGGTTGTACGAGCTTGCCTGAGGTGCACCCATCAGTTACAAAGCTGAAGAGACTTACGATCTTGAATATGAAAAACTGCAAAATGCTTCACTATTTTCCAAGCATCACTGGATTGGAATCACTTAAAGTTCTTAACCTCTCCGGCTGCTCTAAACTTGACAAGTTTCCAGAGATCCAAGGGTATATGGAATATTTGTTGGAGCTTAATTTGGAAGGGACTGCTATTGTAGAACTTCCCCCTTCAGTGGTGTTTCTCCCAAGACTTGTTTTATTGGATATGCAAAACTGCAAAAACCTTATGATTCTTCCAAGcaacatttattttttgaaatcccTGAGAACTCTGGTGCTCTCTGGTTGTTCAGGTTTAGAGAGGTTTCCGGAAATCATGGAGGTTATGGAATGTTTACAAAAGCTTCTTTTAGATGGAACATCTCTAAAAGAGCTGCCCCCCTCAATTGTTCATCTAAAAGGCCTTCAGTTATTGAATCTGAGAAAATGCAAAAACCTCAGGAGTCTTCCAAATAGCATTTGCAGTTTGAGATCCCTGGAAACCCTCATTGTCTCTGGCTGTTCAAAACTCAGAAAATTGCCAGAGGACCTGGGGAGGTTGCAATTCTTGATCAAACTTCAAGCTGATGGAACTGCTATAGCTCAACCACCTCTCTCACTTTTTCATTTGAGAAACCTTAAAGAGTTATCCTTTAGGGGATGTAAAGGATCAACATCTAACTCCTGGATTTCATCCCTTCTATTTAGGTTACTGCATAGAGAAAATTCAGATGGGACTGGTTTGCAGTTGCCTTATTTGTCAGGTTTATACTCCTTAAAATATTTAGATCTTAGTGGCTGCAATCTAACAGATAGATCGATCAATGACAATCTTGGCCACTTACGCTTCTTGGAAGAATTAAACCTTAGCAGAAACAATTTGGTTACCGTACCTGCGGAGGTGAATAGACTTTCTCAACTAAGGGTCCTTTCTGTGAATCAGTGCAAAAGCCTTCAAGAAATTTCCAAGCTCCCaccaagtataaaattattagatGCTGGGGATTGCATATCCCTTGAGTCTTTATCAGTTCTATCTCCACAGTCGCCACAGTACCTATCGTCTTCCTCTTGCCTTCGTCCTGTAACTTTCAAACTGCCGAATTGCTTCGCACTAGCTCAGGATAATGGGGCAACTATACTGGAGAAACTTCGTCAGGTTTAACTCTCTCATGTTTGAATTTGGTATTATATcttaaaacattataattatttatttatttatcttttgatgCAGAACTTTCTTCCAGAAATTGAATACAGTATTGTTCTTCCTGGAAGTACAATTCCAGAGTGGTTCCAGCATCCAAGTATCGGATCCTCAGTAACAATAGAGCTGCCTCCAAATTGGCATAACAAGGACTTCCTGGGTTTTGCTCTATGCTCTGTGTTCACACTTGAGGAGGATGAAATCATTCAAGGCTTTGGTCTCATTTGTtgtaattttgaatttagagAAGGGCCTTATTTGAGTAGCTCCATCTCTTGGACACACAGCGGAGACAGAGTGATTGAGACTGATCACATATGGCTGGTGTATCAACCTGGTGCTAAACTTATGATACCGAAGTCCAGTAGACTCAATAAATTCAGGAAGATTACAGCTTATTTTAGTCTCTCTGGGGCATCCCATGTGGTGAAAAACTGTGGAATCCATCTTATATACGCCCGAGATAAGAAAGTGAACAATCAAACAAGGTATATTAGTGCCAAGAGAAGCAGTGATGGAAGTCGTTATTACTGTCTTGAGGAAACACAACCTAAGAGGCTAAGAGGAGGAGAGAACTGTGAGGAAGGATCCCATGCTTAAACTCATCCAAGAATGCTTAAACTCCAAGAATGGCTTATGCCAGCTTATTGGTGAGTcacttctctctttcttctcatttctaTATGGCAAAGTCATTTTATCTCTTACTGTACATTTCTAGTTTATATGCAATTTACATTTTCacttgtttatattttattattattccttacaaaatttattatcttgcACATATTTGAAGTGCTTGAAAgttattctaattttaaaaatttaaattttaaagttgctTTTAGTTTCTTGTTGCATGTTAAGTTTTGTGGTTGTCTCGTTATATGCTTTAAACTTCGTTTGATACTATCGTTAGACCTAAATACACAAACTAAATGGGTGTTTTGTAAAACTTTATACCTATtaattaatgacttaatttaactttaagttaaattatttttaaattattgacttaaaacttattatttattttttactttaagtattaaagtctattttttttttttgtaaaattaacttaaaatttattcaaaatcatcaaattgatatatttatcttaattaattttaactaacatttatattttcactaattctaagtaataaatttatttgttaaatattcatatttttctaagTATTGTGGAGGCataaattaattacaaagatatttactataaaagatGAGTTGTGAATGTAGGATCATAGTTGTGTAATACACATTCGCTAAACATGAATAAATGAGgcaaaaaaattttgagattaaaaataagttaataattttaacttaatatttaaagttgtgatattaaattattttaccaaatatgtttaaactacttaatgacttaagtcattaaattatattaagttattaagtcgaTTTATCAAACATCATCCAAAAGTTAAGGTGCATAACACCTTCTCA includes the following:
- the LOC117910995 gene encoding disease resistance protein RPV1-like yields the protein MAPTTSSRIFSLGWSWDVFLSFRGEDTRFTFTDHLHSALGQKRIRTFRDDEGLDRGEEIGSSILKAIEESRMYIVVFSKTYAHSKWCLDELAKIMECKIQKGQTVVPTGSFGEAFDKYQKVPEHKLMRWKAALRHAANLSGWHVQHGYESQAIQRIVQNILSRNLKLLSVSDKLVGMERHLKEMASLISIDSNDVRMIGINGIDGIGKTTLAKAVYNQIVHQFDGASFVSNFSSHEMNLLQLQKQLLRDILGEDIPRITDISKGAHVIRDMLWSKKVLVVLDDVDGTGQLEFLVINRAFGPGSRIIVTSRHKYLLAGYGLDALYEVKELNCKEAIQLFSLHAFHMNSPQKGFINLSRCIVDYCKGLPIALEVLGSHLFGKKNFEWESVLQRLEKRPNKEIQNVLMRGFQRLDDCHREIFLDVACFFKGEDLEFVERILEGCNFYSKLGIKVLTDNSLISILDNKVLMHDLIQKSGWEIVREQYHTEPGKWSRLWDPEDVYNVLTTNTGTKRIEGIFLNMSVSNEIHLTSDAFKKMTRLRLLRVYQNVENNSIVSNTVHLPHGWTLESLPSNFDGWKLVELSLKHSSLKHLWKKCKCLPKLEVINLGNSQHLMECPNLSFAPRVELLILDGCTSLPEVHPSVTKLKRLTILNMKNCKMLHYFPSITGLESLKVLNLSGCSKLDKFPEIQGYMEYLLELNLEGTAIVELPPSVVFLPRLVLLDMQNCKNLMILPSNIYFLKSLRTLVLSGCSGLERFPEIMEVMECLQKLLLDGTSLKELPPSIVHLKGLQLLNLRKCKNLRSLPNSICSLRSLETLIVSGCSKLRKLPEDLGRLQFLIKLQADGTAIAQPPLSLFHLRNLKELSFRGCKGSTSNSWISSLLFRLLHRENSDGTGLQLPYLSGLYSLKYLDLSGCNLTDRSINDNLGHLRFLEELNLSRNNLVTVPAEVNRLSQLRVLSVNQCKSLQEISKLPPSIKLLDAGDCISLESLSVLSPQSPQYLSSSSCLRPVTFKLPNCFALAQDNGATILEKLRQNFLPEIEYSIVLPGSTIPEWFQHPSIGSSVTIELPPNWHNKDFLGFALCSVFTLEEDEIIQGFGLICCNFEFREGPYLSSSISWTHSGDRVIETDHIWLVYQPGAKLMIPKSSRLNKFRKITAYFSLSGASHVVKNCGIHLIYARDKKVNNQTRYISAKRSSDGSRYYCLEETQPKRLRGGENCEEGSHA